The following are encoded in a window of Flavobacterium cupriresistens genomic DNA:
- a CDS encoding outer membrane beta-barrel protein has translation METRITLILALFTFYFANAQQDQVDSEMNSAKGITFKHGDMFIEGSIQITTGGDQDYYALNPKFGYLLNDKFAVGGQVNFSSNKFESTGIKTNVFGIGGFARYYFLELDKKRFKAYGEAGLGYGRNKVESPTGSNDSNSLTANINIGLNYFLTKNIAVTFTLANLLSYNTVSPENGPSSDTFQLNINLFENIFDQPKFGVLYRF, from the coding sequence ATGGAAACGAGAATCACACTTATTTTAGCGCTATTTACTTTTTATTTTGCGAATGCTCAACAGGATCAGGTTGATTCAGAAATGAATTCAGCGAAAGGCATCACCTTTAAACATGGAGATATGTTTATTGAAGGCTCCATACAAATTACCACTGGCGGAGATCAGGATTATTATGCTCTAAATCCCAAATTCGGATACTTACTGAATGACAAATTTGCCGTTGGAGGGCAAGTAAACTTTTCCAGTAACAAATTCGAATCAACAGGAATCAAAACGAATGTTTTTGGAATAGGTGGTTTTGCCAGATACTACTTCTTAGAACTAGATAAAAAACGGTTTAAAGCTTATGGCGAAGCCGGTTTGGGTTATGGCAGAAACAAAGTAGAGTCTCCAACAGGTTCAAATGACAGCAATAGCCTTACTGCTAATATTAACATTGGTTTGAACTATTTTCTAACTAAAAACATCGCGGTAACTTTCACACTGGCAAATCTTTTATCCTACAACACCGTTTCTCCGGAAAACGGACCTAGTTCGGATACATTTCAATTAAACATCAATTTATTCGAGAACATTTTTGATCAACCAAAATTTGGAGTGCTTTACAGATTCTAA